The nucleotide window AATTACTTTTTGAAAATCATATAAATATTTCCGAATGGTTAAAATTTCAGTTGCAGTATGATTAAACATTGTTGCAATTCGCAGTGATTGATTTTGACTAATTCGTTCTAATAAATAATTACGTGCTATTTCATCATTAAAATCAACTAAAACTTCATTTCATAAATGTTCAAATTCAGCAATTATTTCCGTAACTAAATTAGGATTATTTTTTGCTGTTAATTTAATGTTTCATTCTCGCCCAGTAACCATTCCTTTATAAGTTAAATTTGAAGAACCAAGAATGACAGTTGAAATACCATGGAATCGTTTAAAAAGCGAAGCTTTAATATGAATTCGTTCACTTCGTTTTTCTAGATTATCTTCAACTTTGATTTGGATATTATCATAAGTTGTCACTAACCGGGTCAATTCTAATAAATTATTGTATTCTGCTAAATCATCAAAAGTTGTCGTAATAATTCGAATTGGAATTGGTTTTGGTTTAACAATGCTTAATTGATGTTTCAATTTTATTAATGATTGCCTTTGAAATAAAAGGAAAGACAAAGCACACTTCATCAGCAGTACACATTTCATTATTTAATTCAACTAATAATTTTTGCTGATTTTGATTTGTAAAAAACTTTTCTCCCATTTATTTTCATCTCTCTTCTGGTAATTATTAACAAAATAAGTAATTATAAAATTATTTACTGAATAGTTATAATGTCAAATTGATTTAATCATGTAAAACATTATTTTAATTAAATAATATCAGTTTCAATTTTTGAAAGAATATCTTGAATAATATTATCAAACTTTCCGGAAAATTCTACTGTTGTTAAGGCCATTGTTTTATCATTTCAACTTTTAACTAAATAAGATTGAAATAATAATGTTAAAACCCCTTCATCAGCATCAATTGCTGGAATGGTTGGTGCTTTTCCTGCTAAAATAAATAAATTTTTTCGAACTTGTGGCGTTAAAATTGCTTTAATTGCCCGTTCAGATGTACCACCAACTAAAAATTTTTCTTCAAATAAATTATCTTGTAAATTAATATAATTTAATGGATTAAAAAACTTGGTTGTTACCCCTCGCGGTTGGATTGTAAATTGCGCTGTTAATTTGTGATATGGCTGGACTGTCAAAATTGGAATACGATAAAATTCTTCCTTATCAATCTTATTGTTAATTTTAGTTGGAACCTTATGAGTAATTGTTCCAAAAGAAATATTGCCACTAGAATAAGTTAAATTAAAAACAAAATCAATTTTAGTGTTATTATTAAAATTAATTAAGTCTGTTGGTAATGGTTTAAATATTTTAGTAATCCCTAATAATGTTAATTCAGAAGTAAAATATTCGCCTAATGCTAAATTATAAATTGTTACTAAATCAATTTTATCCATAATTTTATCGGATAATTTTAATAATCGTGTTCATTTAACAATATAATAACAAACTATGATAATTAGCACAATTCCAATTAAGAACATTAAAATAGGAATTCATATTAAAGTTATTTTAATATTTTTTACTACAAATAAAATCATAATAAAAATTCCCATAATACTAAAAAAGGGTCCTAAAAACATCATTCAACGAATAATTAATTGTAACCGTTTCCTTGGAGGTTGAAAGGAAATATTATTATGGTAATATTCTTGCAATTGATCATTAATAATTTTTCGACTTACTATTTTTCAATCATTATTTCTTAACTTTTCAATCATTTTAGTTTCCTCTTCTATTGCAATAATTTTTAATATGAAATTTCTTTTGATAGTAAAGTTATTTTAAAAGTAAACTTGCTAGTAATTAATGAACTATTTTCATTAGCCAGCACCGTAAATTCAACAATTTCTCCCGGTTTTTGTTTATCAGTACTTTTGTCATGATTATTAGTAATTTTAAAATCATCATTTGTCACAATAATTGAAAATATTGTTTGAATTGCTTTTATTACTTCGCTTATTAAATTAGCATTTTTGTTTAATTCTTGATAATTAGCATCCGGATTTGCAATCAAACCAATTTTTGTTATCGTAACTAAACTTATATCTAATTTTTGTAAATCAACAATAAAATTAGAACTTCCTTTAATTAAATTACTACTTTCTGTTGCTTTAACTGTAAAATGTACTTTTTGACTTGGCGCCTGTTTTTTCTTAACTTCTTGATCATTTGTAACAACAAAATCGTTTGTTGTAATTGTAATTTGTAATTTATTATTAATTGTGCCAATAATAGCATCTAATATTTCTGGATTTTGGTTTAACGCTTGATATGTTAATCTTGGATTTGGAATAATTGACATTTTGTTAATTTCCACACTAGAAATATCTTCGCGTGCTAATAAAGTATTACTAAAAGTAAATGAGCCTTGAATTAAACTACTACTTGCTGTAGCAGTGACGGTAAAAGTAACAACCATATTAGGAACTTGTTTGTCTTGAGGAACTTGGTCATTTGTTAAAATAAAGTCATTATTCGAAGCAGTAATTGACAAGCGCTGATTAATAGCATCCCGAACTGCTTCTACAATTTCCACCTCATTGTTTAAAGCGGCATATGTTTTTTCTTCATGTGCTGCTAATTTTAAATCATTAAGAACTACTGTTTTAATATCCTGTTTATTAACATCGGTTACTTTAATATTAACTTTGTAAGTACCACCTAAAATAAAACTTTCTTGTACTAAATTTTGTTGATCAAATTGAATTGTTTTATCAGGGGGCGCTAATTTAATAATAATATTAATAATTTTATCACGAGTAACAGTTGTTGTCTTGTCATTATTAATATTTTTATTATTATATCAAATTTCATATTTAGCAATTTTAACTGCGCTTGGATCTTGTTTTAGATTATATCGAATTTGCATAAAAGTATGAAGATTATTAAGAATTTCAGGTCCTGTCTGATTAGTATTAATTTGAAATGTTTGTAAAATATTTTTTTCATATTGTTGTGGCGGATTACAAGCAATTAAATTAAAACTAGTTGGCATTATAATTCCCAAACTAGTTAACATTAATAATATTTTTTTCATTAATAATCTAACTCCTTTTGTTTTTTACACATTATTCTAAGTTAATTATAAACAAAAAAAAGAATTAAAAAAGTTTTCAATTAAAAATTGAAAACTTTTTCATTATAAGATTATCCAATTATTACTCATGCTCATCTGAGAATCACAAGTCAAAACGAGATTGACCATTCGTTTCATAAGCAATTTTGGCATTAGTTTTTGCTGTAACTTTAAACTTAACATTAGTAAAACTCAATTTAAAGTCTACAGCAGTTAAAATTTGGGTTAAGTTAGAAGTCTTATCTTTCCCAATAATTGCTCTGAAATTTTCTCACTTACCATCTTTTTTAAATTGTAATTTAACCGTTCCAGCGCTCATTGTAACATCATTACTTCTTAATTCCGTATTACTTACTCCAAAATCACGTAAAATATTAGAACCAGCATAAATCATCAATTGTGGACCTAAGAAAAAATTAATTTTAGGAAGAAAACCAGCAAGAAAAGTATTAATTCCTTCTCATGTACTTGGTTGAACAAGATTCGTGTTAACAGCATCAATTCCTTCATCACCTTTTGAAGCAAAAATATCTAAAATGCTTCCAATTAATAACGTTGGTTTTAGCTTAAGTCAAGTTTTAATTTTGCTTTGGTTAATTTCACCGCCAAACAAAGGCACATCTAATGAGAATCGATATTTACTATCCGTTTCTTTGTAATCATTTCGATAACCGGTTAAAGCATGAAATGCTAAACTATCTAAATTTGTATTAGTATTTTGATAAAAATATTCTGTTTCACCAAAAGTACCTTTAATATTTTCTTTTAATTGTTCATTAACTGGTGAGAATAAATATTGTATTAATGGTAAGACTGTATTATGCGTTGATTCAATTTTTTCTTTTCCTTCTCTAATAAATCATTGCAATAAAGCAATTAAATCAGGAGCCATATTATGTAAAAGGTCTTTAACTGTTCCTTTTCCAACAAGTGTTTGGTCAAAAGAAATATCTTTATTAAGATAACCACTAATATCAAATTTTAGAGTATTCTTAACATTCTCAACAATACGATTTAATACTGTATCAAATTTTTTAAGAAAATCTGGTTCATTAATTTTAGCTAAATCAATGTCCATAATTTCTTGCTCTGGTAAAGGTAACAAACTAATAAAAGTATATAAATCAGCAAAAGTTATATTTACCCCTTGTATTAATGGTGGTAATGGTAAATTAATATTTTGTAATTTCCCACTTGTATTGTCAATTTTATTGACAGTATTTTTTAAAAGAATTAACTCATTTGTAACTCATTGAATTTTAACATTGAATTGTTCTTTGTCTTTTTTGAAAATACTAACACTAGCAGTTCCATTAACAACATCTAAACCTTTTTTAGTATCTTGCTCTTGTAAAATATTTAAAGTATTAACTTGTGCTATTTTTTCATCTGAATGATTATTATCAATAATTTTTGGTTGCACAAATGTTGCATCATTTGTAACAGTTAATTTATAACTTCCTAAAGTAACACTACTACTTAACTCTGCTGTTAACTGTTCGCTTGTTACATTTGATGATGAAGCAAAAAATGGTGTTTCAACATATTGTGACAACTCTCGCTTAATATTTTCAAGATTTGCATCTTCTTTTTTAGTAGTACATGCTGTAATCAAAGCAGCATTTGACCCAACTAATGAAATAGCTCCTAAAAAGGCTAGTAACTTTTTCATTTTCTTTCCTCCTTATTGTAGTTCAGTTTTGAATAAAATAAAATATAAATTTAATATTCATTTAAATTATAGTTAAAAAACCGTATTGTTATTTAAATATAACAAACGAACATATCTACCTCAACTAAAATTTTAAACTCTTTTTTATCTGAACAAAGGATTAAGAAAATTTATCAGAATTACTTTTAAGAGTTGCTAAATAATTTATACAAAATTAATGTGCTCATTTGAGGTATATTAATTTTACTCTTTTACAATTTATTATGCAAATGTTTAATAGAACTAAATTAATCACGAATTACTAATTCATTTTGAAGTTTCATTACTTTTTCTGCTCCCAAAACTCGATCAGCAATTGCTAAAGCAAAATTCATTGTTGAACCAACTGAAGCACCAGTAATAATATGACCATCAGTAATAGCAGCCATTTCATTATTATAAATTGCCTTGTCCATTCCTTCTGTACATCCAGGATAACTTGTTGCTTCTTTATTGTCTAAAATTCCTAAATGCCCTAAAATTTGGGGCGCTGCACAAACTGCAGCAATTGTTTTCTGAGCATTATTAGCTTTTAATAATCAATCTTTTAACATCTCATTTTTTGCAAGATTATCAACACCAATTCGACCACCTGGTAAAATAAAACCATCATAATCTTCATATTTAACATCTTCAATTAATTTATCAGCTTTAATCGTAACATCATGCGATGAGACAACTTCTAATGCTTTGGTAATACTAATTAATTCTAACTTAATGCCTCCTCGTCGTAACACATCAGTTGTAATAATTGCTTCACCTTCTTCAAAGCCTGTTGCTAAAAACAATGCAAATTTCATAAATAACACCTCTTTTCTCTTGGTAATTATAATATAATTTTATATAATTGTTAAGAAAAAAAGGAAAAGGTGTTATGCATGGGATTTTTCTCAAAAGTAATTTATAAATTTCATCGAACAAAACATAAACGAAATAAAAAATATTATTTGTTAAAAAATCGTAAATCATTAATTGTTAATAGTATTCCACAAGACATTAATATTCATGTAATTAAAACTTTTCGGGAAAAATTCACAAGTTTAATTCAACCAAATGATATTACAATGAAAGATGGATATTTATTACGTAAAGTACGTGGTTTTAATAGTTTTGGAATTTTTTATCAACTTGATGTCATTTTTTGTAATAAAAACTTTGAAGTTATTCACACAATTCAAAATTTTGGGCCACAAAAAATGAGTCATTATTTTCCACAATGTTATTTTGTCTATTGTCTTGCTCCTGGGATGATTAATTTTTTAAATATTAAACCAAACGATATTTTACGAATTATTTAATTTATCATTAATATTTTTAAAACTAAGTTATAATATAAATAATGTTATGGTTAAGGAGGAAAAACAATGGCAAAAATGAAATATGCAACAATTAAAATTACTGTGACATTCCAAAAAGTAATGATTTGAATTTCTGGGTTATGATTATTTATCTTAGCAATCTTAAATTCTTTTCCAAACGTTAATGTTAACACAAAACTTTTTGTTCACAATAATAATGGTGATAATGGTGCAATTATTTTGATTACCGCTTTCTTATTTATTTGTGTTGCAACCTTTATTCGTCATAAAATTGCTAAATTAGTTGCCGGAATTATTTTTATTACTATTGCAATTATTGGAATGATTGGCGCAATTATTACTTCAACAAAAGAAGTTTCAACATGAGTAATTGTTGTTGGTGAATTAATTGCTCTAATTGGTGCGTTAATATGATTATTAGAAGGAATTGGAGCAATTCGTGTTAATAAAGCAAACGCAGTAAGTACAACAAGTAGCAACAAGTAATCATTATAAAAATAAAAAATGTTTAACTAAATTTAGTTAAACATTTTTTATTTATAAGCATTATTCAAGATCAAGGTCTTCCTCTTCTGCATCAATCACTTCACTATAAAATTTCCCTAATGACTGATTTTTATTATGACGGTCTTCTTGTTTTCCTTTAATTTTTCGTAATTGTTCTTCAACTTTATATAAACTTTGATCAACTGCCTTATAAAAATCACTATTGCGAACTTCTGCTTTTAAAAAATTATTTCGCCCTCTAATATCAATTGCAGTATGAATTACAATATTATTTTCTTTCGTAAATTCAATATCAACATGAACAAGGTCATTTTCATTAACTTGTTGATATTTTAATAATTTATTAAAAGTATCAACTAAATGTTGGTCCATTGCATCAGTAATAATAATATTTTTACTACGAATTTTGTATTCCATAAATATTCGCCTCATTTCTATATCATTATTATAACAAAACAAAAGATAATTCTATATTTAAACAAAAAAAAGAAAAAAAAGGTAAAATTAATAAAATTTTTAACCTTTATCATCCAATAAGAAAAAATCAATATACTCATTTGTTACTTCTTCTAATGTTATTTTTTCAATTAAAACTTTGCTAGCATTAATTTGACTAATTTTTTCATTATATTGTTTAACTAGTTCAACTAATGGCGCATTAACTTCTTTTAGTAATTCTTGTAATTCTAACATTTCTTTAGTTGAATAATTTTTTTGTTCTTTAATTGTTAAATATACACTTCGTGCATTTATTTCAACTGGATTAATAATCTTACTATATTTTTCTGATAAATTATATTGTAAAATCATTGTATCAATTCGAAACATAAATCGATTTAAAATTTCATCAATATATTTTTCCAATAAAGCATGTTGAATTAAATT belongs to Spiroplasma melliferum and includes:
- a CDS encoding DJ-1 family protein; the protein is MKFALFLATGFEEGEAIITTDVLRRGGIKLELISITKALEVVSSHDVTIKADKLIEDVKYEDYDGFILPGGRIGVDNLAKNEMLKDWLLKANNAQKTIAAVCAAPQILGHLGILDNKEATSYPGCTEGMDKAIYNNEMAAITDGHIITGASVGSTMNFALAIADRVLGAEKVMKLQNELVIRD
- a CDS encoding DEAD/DEAH family helicase, producing the protein MGEKFFTNQNQQKLLVELNNEMCTADEVCFVFPFISKAIINKIETSIKHC